A single region of the Salvia splendens isolate huo1 chromosome 18, SspV2, whole genome shotgun sequence genome encodes:
- the LOC121777750 gene encoding 60S ribosomal protein L4-like, translating into MSAAAARPLVTVQSLESDMATDGAAANSVPLPDVMRAAIRPDIVTFVHGQISKNARQPYAVSNRAGHQTSAESWGTGRAVSRIPRVAGGGTHRAGQGAFGNMCRGGRMFAPTKIWRRWHRQVNVTQKRHAVVSAIAASAVPSLVLARGHKIEEVPELPLVVSDAAEAVEKTSAALKVLKQIGAHPDAEKAKDSQAIRAGKGKARNRRYVSRKGPLVVYGNEGAKLVKAFRNIPGVEIAHVSRLNLLKLAPGGHLGRFVIWTKYAFEKLDSIYGTFDKVSEKKNGYVLPRAKMINADLARIINSDEVQSVVKPIKKEVKKAPLKKNPLKNLNVMLKLNPYAKAAKRMALLAEAQRVKAKQDKLDKKRKPITKEEASAINSASKSWYKTMISDSDYTEFENFTKWLGASQ; encoded by the exons ATGTCAGCTGCCGCCGCCCGCCCCCTCGTCACCGTGCAGTCGCTGGAGAGCGACATGGCCACCGACGGCGCCGCCGCCAACTCCGTGCCTCTCCCCGATGTGATGAGAGCAGCGATCCGACCGGATATCGTCACCTTCGTCCACGGCCAAATCTCGAAGAACGCCCGCCAGCCCTACGCCGTCTCCAATCGCGCCGGCCACCAGACCTCCGCCGAATCGTGGGGAACTGGTCGTGCCGTCTCGCGTATCCCCCGTGTCGCCGGCGGCGGAACGCACCGCGCAGGACAGGGAGCCTTCGGGAACATGTGTCGCGGAGGGCGCATGTTCGCACCGACTAAGATCTGGCGCCGGTGGCACAGGCAGGTGAATGTGACGCAGAAGCGTCACGCTGTTGTTTCCGCGATTGCTGCATCGGCCGTTCCGTCGCTGGTCCTCGCTCGCGGTCATAAAATTGAGGAGGTTCCGGAGCTGCCGTTGGTTGTTTCTGACGCCGCTGAGGCTGTGGAGAAAACCAGCGCCGCGCTGAAGGTTTTGAAGCAGATTGGAGCTCATCCGGATGCGGAGAAGGCGAAGGACAGTCAGGCGATTAGGGCGGGAAAAGGTAAAGCTCGTAACCGCAGATACGTTTCCAGGAAAGGACCACTCGTTGTGTACGGCAACGAAGGGGCGAAGCTTGTGAAGGCGTTCAGGAACATTCCTGGAGTTGAAATTGCTCACGTTTCACGCCTCAATCTGCTGAAGCTTGCACCAGGAGGCCACCTCGGGAGGTTTGTTATCTGGACGAAATATGCTTTCGAAAAGCTTGACTCTATTTACGGTACCTTTGATAAGGTTTCTGAGAAGAAGAATGGATATGTGTTGCCGAGGGCGAAGATGATCAATGCTGATCTAGCTAGGATTATCAATTCTGATGAGGTTCAGTCGGTTGTAAAGCCGATCAAGAAGGAGGTGAAGAAAGCGCCGCTCAAGAAGAATCCCCTCAAGAACCTTAATGTTATGTTGAAACTCAACCCTTACGCCAAGGCTGCTAAGAGGATGGCTCTTTTGGCTGAGGCACAGAGGGTTAAGGCCAAGCAGGATAAACTTGATAAGAAGAGGAAGCCAATCACTAAG GAGGAAGCTTCAGCGATCAATTCAGCTAGCAAATCCTGGTACAAGACCATGATTTCAGACAGTGACTACACTGAATTCGAGAACTTCACAAAGTGGTTGGGCGCATCTCAGTAA
- the LOC121777900 gene encoding transcription factor bHLH130-like, with the protein MFSSEAISRDMSRNSSSFLNEGNLKSRDSDLFVNQAQIQPQGLARYRSAPSSFLAALLDSTTENSSSGDDESEALLSALMDAPRDLNQKTGHYHMKQEVGAESEPRPVEMGYESPGIVGSYSVGMENQANLRMNNGSNLVRQSSSPAGFFNGYSMMREAENYRVQNHSKSSSSSSSSAAVGMSSHMNFTSSRFMPSIPENVNESIATRNTENGHLGSANAREFEALFPQDSWNHDTPFNPLKRKMFSNFNGLENQNGEARRNPGLVHHMSLPKTASEMAELDKFLQVQPDTTPCQIRAKRGCATHPRSIAERVRRTKISEKMKKLQDLFPNMDKQTSTADMLDLAVKYIKDLQGQVETLTETRAKCVCSKIPQLTTTPRS; encoded by the exons ATGTTTAGCTCAGAGGCAATCTCGAGAGATATGAGCAGGAACAGCAGCAGCTTTCTCAATGAGGGCAATTTGAAGAGCAGAGATTCCGATTTGTTTGTGAATCAAGCTCAGATTCAGCCGCAGGGGCTAGCGCGTTACCGATCGGCGCCGAGCTCGTTCCTCGCCGCGCTTTTGGATTCGACTACTGAAAACAGCAGCAGCGGCGATGATGAATCGGAAGCTCTGCTGTCGGCGCTCATGGATGCGCCGCGTGATCTGAATCAGAAGACCGGTCATTATCATATGAAGCAGGAGGTTGGGGCCGAATCGGAGCCCCGACCCGTGGAGATGGGTTATGAGAGCCCCGGAATCGTCGGATCTTATTCTGTGGGAATGGAGAATCAGGCTAATTTGAGAATGAATAATGGATCCAATCTCGTTAGACAGAGCAGCTCTCCTGCTGGATTCTTCAATG GATATAGCATGATGAGAGAGGCGGAGAACTACAGAGTCCAGAACCATTCAAAATCCAgttcatcatcgtcatcatcagcagcagttGGTATGAGCAGTCACATGAACTTCACATCCTCGAGGTTCATGCCTAGCATACCTGAGAACGTGAACGAAAGCATTGCCACGCGTAACACTGAAAACGGCCACTTGGGAAGCGCTAATGCCAGAGAATTCGAAGCCCTCTTCCCTCAGGACTCGTGGAATCATGACACTCCTTTCAATCCCTTGAAAAGAAAGATGTTTTCCAATTTCAATGGATTGGAAAACCAG AACGGAGAAGCAAGAAGAAACCCGGGCTTAGTTCACCATATGAGCCTGCCTAAAACTGCTTCTGAAATGGCTGAATTGGATAAGTTTCTGCAAGTTCAACCCGACACCACTCCATGCCAGATTAGGGCGAAAAGAGGCTGCGCCACTCATCCAAGAAGTATAGCAGAGAGG GTGAGACGCACCAAAATTAGTGAAAAGATGAAGAAGCTTCAAGATCTTTTCCCAAATATGGACAAG CAAACAAGCACAGCTGATATGTTGGATTTGGCAGTTAAATACATTAAAGACCTTCAAGGTCAAGTAGAG ACCCTCACGGAGACGAGGGCTAAGTGCGTTTGCTCGAAAATACCTCAACTAACAACAACTCCCAGATCGTAG
- the LOC121777181 gene encoding ras-related protein RABA4c-like — MSNLYGGAFGGNKVDYVFKTVLIGDSAVGKSQLLARFSRNEFSMDSKSTIGVEFQTRTVEIDHKSVKAQIWDTAGQERYRAVTSAYYRGAVGAMLVYDITKRQSFDHMARWLEELRGNADKNIVIMLVGNKSDLEAHREVSTEDAKEFAQMENLYFMETSALEATNVEQAFLTVLTEIYRVVSKKSLVANEAESGGKEALLQGTKIVLPGKETTPAASNFSCCRTS, encoded by the exons ATGTCGAATTTGTACGGAGGCGCTTTCGGCGGCAACAAAGTCGACTACGTCTTCAAAACCGTGTTGATCGGCGATTCCGCGGTGGGGAAATCGCAGCTGCTAGCTCGGTTTTCGAGGAATGAGTTCAGTATGGACTCCAAGTCCACGATCGGAGTTGAATTCCAGACGAGGACGGTTGAGATCGATCACAAATCTGTCAAGGCGCAGATTTGGGACACGGCCGGTCAGGAAAG ATATAGGGCGGTGACCAGTGCATATTACAGAGGGGCAGTGGGGGCAATGCTTGTTTATGATATCACCAAGCGTCAATCATTTGATCATATGGCTAGGTGGCTGGAGGAACTGCGGGGCAATGCTGACAAGAATATTGTCATTATGCTTGTAGGAAACAAATCCGACCTGGAAGCACATCGAGAAGTATCAACTGAAGATGCTAAAGAGTTTGCCCAGATGGAGAACCTGTACTTTATGGAAACATCAGCACTTGAGGCAACAAATGTTGAACAAGCTTTCCTAACTGTCCTGACTGAAATTTATCGTGTTGTAAGCAAGAAATCACTCGTTGCTAACGAAGCAGAATCAGGAGGAAAAGAAGCACTTCTTCAGGGGACCAAGATTGTCCTTCCTGGGAAGGAAACTACGCCTGCTGCAAGCAACTTTAGCTGTTGTAGAACATCATAG
- the LOC121777180 gene encoding thaumatin-like protein: MASWLLFLGSLLQLFTGSKAAVFTLQNRCKEIIWPGALSGAGHALLINGGLQLKPNEKASVVAPFGWSGLFWARSGCTFDLSGKQGNCATGDCGGLLQCSGTGGKPPASLAEFTLDSPEDFYDVSLVDGFNMPISIIPSGGSGNCSAVECSSNLNLQCPEQLQVRVNGGGDTVACKSACLAFGQPQFCCTGAYNNPQVCKPSHYSEVFKKVCPTAYSYPYDDATSIFTCNGANYSIIFC; the protein is encoded by the exons ATGGCATCATGGCTTCTTTTTCTTGGCTCACTTCTCCAATTATTCACAG GATCCAAAGCTGCCGTCTTTACGTTGCAAAACAGGTGTAAAGAAATCATATGGCCCGGAGCCTTGTCAGGAGCTGGCCATGCTCTACTCATAAACGGCGGCCTGCAGCTCAAACCAAATGAGAAAGCCAGTGTTGTAGCACCCTTCGGGTGGTCGGGCCTATTCTGGGCCCGCAGTGGCTGCACATTCGACCTATCGGGCAAGCAGGGGAACTGCGCCACAGGCGACTGTGGTGGCCTCCTGCAATGCAGTGGCACTGGCGGGAAGCCCCCGGCTTCCCTGGCGGAGTTCACTTTAGACAGCCCGGAAGACTTTTATGACGTCAGCCTTGTCGATGGTTTCAACATGCCCATATCCATTATCCCGTCTGGTGGATCGGGTAACTGTTCAGCCGTGGAGTGCAGCTCCAACTTGAACCTGCAATGTCCGGAGCAATTGCAGGTGAGGGTCAATGGTGGTGGAGACACGGTGGCTTGTAAGAGTGCTTGCTTGGCTTTCGGTCAGCCTCAGTTCTGCTGCACAGGGGCCTACAACAATCCACAGGTTTGCAAGCCCAGTCATTATTCAGAGGTTTTCAAGAAAGTGTGCCCCACAGCTTATAGCTACCCGTACGATGATGCCACTAGCATTTTCACCTGCAACGGGGCTAATTATTCGATCATATTTTGCTGA
- the LOC121777179 gene encoding uncharacterized protein LOC121777179 isoform X4: MKERARRVWDYDDIALSPQIEIPCSDTILKMVIERGIDKMVGVTPEGVEVPRSLVDGEMQEKLKSMPVESQPSTPPGPDPKWRYMWRIGSRPSSTRFKELNSEPVIPEGFPVWKDTMDSWGSKMVSAIEVVAEMAAVGFGLQKDAFTSLMIQGPHLLAPTGSNLRRHGHIGTVFAGYHNDLNFLTIHGRSRFPGLNIWLRNGQKMEVKVPVGCLLIQTGKQIEWLTGGECIAGMHEVVVTDRTIEAMKLASEQNRSLWRVSSTLFGHIASDAVLKQLSHFADSPLACKYPPMCGGEFVELELAVINLKGSKEEAS, encoded by the exons ATGAAGGAAAGGGCGAGAAGGGTATGGGACTATGATGACATTGCTCTGAGTCCCCAAATTGAAAttccctgctctgataccatcttaaagatggtaatcgagagaggtataGATAAGATG GTTGGAGTAACACCTGAAGGAGTTGAAGTACCCCGTAGTTTAGTGGATGGAGAAATGCAAGAGAAGCTAAAATCAATGCCAGTAGAGTCTCAGCCCTCCACTCCCCCTGGACCTGACCCTAAGTGGCGGTATATGTGGAGGATTGGTTCACGGCCATCAAGTACCCGCTTTAAG GAACTTAACTCTGAGCCTGTCATACCCGAGGGATTTCCTGTGTGGAAAGACACCATGGATTCATGGGGGTCCAAAATGGTCTCTGCTATAGAG GTTGTTGCTGAAATGGCAGCAGTTGGATTTGGCCTGCAGAAAGATGCCTTCACTTCTCTTATGATTCAG GGACCACACCTACTTGCTCCAACAGGAAGCAATCTAAGACGTCATGGCCACATCGGCACTGTATTTGCTGGGTATCATAATGACCTCAACTTTCTCACTATTCACGGGAGGAGTAGGTTCCCAGGACTAAATATTTGGCTGAGAAATGGGCAAAAAATGGAGGTAAAAGTTCCTGTGGGATGTCTTCTCATTCAAACAGGAAAGCAG ATAGAATGGCTAACTGGTGGAGAATGCATAGCCGGCATGCATGAAGTTGTTGTGACTGATCGCACCATTGAAGCTATGAAGTTGGCTTCAGAGCAAAACCGCAGCCTTTGGAGAGTCTCCTCAACA CTCTTCGGGCACATAGCATCAGATGCAGTTTTGAAACAGCTAAGTCATTTCGCGGACTCACCGCTAGCCTGCAAATACCCCCCTATGTGTGGTGGAGAGTTTGTAGAACTGGAGCTCGCAGTTATCAATCTCAAAGGAAGTAAAGAAGAGGCATCGTAG
- the LOC121777179 gene encoding uncharacterized protein LOC121777179 isoform X2: MNFMNSANCAAKSAMVSVGIGLVFSVSESDIFGFGFVIAGIMKERARRVWDYDDIALSPQIEIPCSDTILKMVIERGIDKMVGVTPEGVEVPRSLVDGEMQEKLKSMPVESQPSTPPGPDPKWRYMWRIGSRPSSTRFKELNSEPVIPEGFPVWKDTMDSWGSKMVSAIEVVAEMAAVGFGLQKDAFTSLMIQGPHLLAPTGSNLRRHGHIGTVFAGYHNDLNFLTIHGRSRFPGLNIWLRNGQKMEVKVPVGCLLIQTGKQIEWLTGGECIAGMHEVVVTDRTIEAMKLASEQNRSLWRVSSTLFGHIASDAVLKQLSHFADSPLACKYPPMCGGEFVELELAVINLKGSKEEAS, translated from the exons ATGAATTTCATGAATTCGGCAAATTGTGCCGCAAAATCTGCCATGGTTTCTGTTGGGATTGGTTTAGTATTTTCTGTGTCAGAATCTGACAtctttggttttggttttgttaTTGCAGGGATAATGAAGGAAAGGGCGAGAAGGGTATGGGACTATGATGACATTGCTCTGAGTCCCCAAATTGAAAttccctgctctgataccatcttaaagatggtaatcgagagaggtataGATAAGATG GTTGGAGTAACACCTGAAGGAGTTGAAGTACCCCGTAGTTTAGTGGATGGAGAAATGCAAGAGAAGCTAAAATCAATGCCAGTAGAGTCTCAGCCCTCCACTCCCCCTGGACCTGACCCTAAGTGGCGGTATATGTGGAGGATTGGTTCACGGCCATCAAGTACCCGCTTTAAG GAACTTAACTCTGAGCCTGTCATACCCGAGGGATTTCCTGTGTGGAAAGACACCATGGATTCATGGGGGTCCAAAATGGTCTCTGCTATAGAG GTTGTTGCTGAAATGGCAGCAGTTGGATTTGGCCTGCAGAAAGATGCCTTCACTTCTCTTATGATTCAG GGACCACACCTACTTGCTCCAACAGGAAGCAATCTAAGACGTCATGGCCACATCGGCACTGTATTTGCTGGGTATCATAATGACCTCAACTTTCTCACTATTCACGGGAGGAGTAGGTTCCCAGGACTAAATATTTGGCTGAGAAATGGGCAAAAAATGGAGGTAAAAGTTCCTGTGGGATGTCTTCTCATTCAAACAGGAAAGCAG ATAGAATGGCTAACTGGTGGAGAATGCATAGCCGGCATGCATGAAGTTGTTGTGACTGATCGCACCATTGAAGCTATGAAGTTGGCTTCAGAGCAAAACCGCAGCCTTTGGAGAGTCTCCTCAACA CTCTTCGGGCACATAGCATCAGATGCAGTTTTGAAACAGCTAAGTCATTTCGCGGACTCACCGCTAGCCTGCAAATACCCCCCTATGTGTGGTGGAGAGTTTGTAGAACTGGAGCTCGCAGTTATCAATCTCAAAGGAAGTAAAGAAGAGGCATCGTAG